The Desulfomicrobium orale DSM 12838 genome includes a window with the following:
- the rd gene encoding rubredoxin, translating to MDKYVCTLCGYVYDPAVGDPDSGIAPGTKFEDIPDDWSCPVCGASKADFVKED from the coding sequence ATGGACAAGTATGTATGCACCCTCTGCGGCTATGTGTACGATCCGGCCGTAGGCGATCCGGACAGCGGCATCGCTCCCGGCACCAAGTTCGAGGACATTCCCGACGACTGGAGCTGTCCGGTCTGCGGAGCCAGCAAGGCCGACTTCGTCAAGGAAGACTAG
- a CDS encoding Fur family transcriptional regulator — MKEFLSKDMRLTSQRKIILEELRAVHTHPTADEVYNLVRKKMPRISLGTVYRNLEVLSTLGLVRKLENAAGQKRFDGDVSPHHHVRCEVCGKVGDIFNAPPIDGVELGLDTEFRITGHTLEFSGVCPECQTRQAQ; from the coding sequence ATGAAAGAATTTCTGAGCAAGGACATGCGTCTGACCAGCCAGCGCAAAATCATTCTGGAAGAGCTGCGGGCCGTGCACACCCATCCCACGGCGGACGAGGTCTACAACCTTGTACGCAAAAAGATGCCGCGCATAAGTCTCGGCACGGTGTACCGTAACCTGGAGGTCCTGAGCACTCTGGGCCTGGTCCGTAAGCTCGAAAATGCTGCCGGGCAGAAGCGCTTTGACGGGGACGTCTCTCCCCATCACCATGTGCGCTGCGAGGTCTGCGGCAAGGTCGGGGATATTTTCAACGCGCCGCCCATCGACGGAGTGGAGTTGGGGCTGGATACGGAATTCAGAATCACCGGACACACGCTGGAATTCTCCGGCGTCTGCCCCGAGTGCCAGACGCGCCAGGCTCAGTGA
- a CDS encoding FprA family A-type flavoprotein: MPVTEIKKDIYWVGVVDWNIHDFHGYSRSPQGTTYNAYLVMDEKITLFDSVPAKFQMDLYHQIRSLIPLEKIDYFVCNHIEPDHAGAVPFIMEKARPEKIICSKMGHRMLLDHFHKPDWPYHAVQTGDSISLGKRTVQFMETRMLHWPDSMFSYIPEDKLLISNDAFGQNMATSERFDDEVDLPALMAASSHYYHNIVLPYSQRVTAVLKQVEELGLEIDMIAPDHGLIWRSNVPLILRTYKEYAEQKPHKKAVIVYDTMWDSTEKMAKAIAEGVMEEGVAARIMHLKQYHHSDVMGELADATGIVCGSPTHNNGILPLMADFLTYMKGLRPEGRVGAAFGSYGWSGECINIMTDWLKSAKVEVIEPGAKAKNVPDHAKLAECKELGRQVAKAIKAKVDAAS; the protein is encoded by the coding sequence ATGCCTGTCACCGAAATCAAGAAAGACATCTACTGGGTCGGAGTCGTGGACTGGAACATCCATGATTTTCACGGCTATTCGAGATCCCCCCAGGGTACGACATATAACGCCTATCTGGTCATGGACGAAAAGATCACCCTGTTCGACTCCGTCCCGGCCAAGTTCCAGATGGATCTCTATCATCAGATCAGATCGCTCATTCCTCTGGAAAAAATCGACTATTTCGTCTGCAACCACATCGAGCCCGACCATGCGGGAGCGGTTCCGTTCATCATGGAGAAAGCCAGACCCGAAAAAATCATCTGCTCCAAGATGGGCCACCGTATGCTGCTGGACCACTTCCATAAGCCCGACTGGCCGTACCATGCGGTGCAGACCGGAGACTCCATCAGTCTGGGCAAGCGCACCGTGCAGTTCATGGAGACGCGCATGCTGCACTGGCCGGACTCCATGTTTTCCTACATCCCCGAAGACAAGCTGCTCATCTCCAACGACGCCTTCGGACAGAACATGGCCACCAGCGAGCGTTTCGACGATGAGGTCGATCTGCCCGCCCTCATGGCCGCCAGCTCTCACTATTATCACAACATCGTGCTGCCCTACTCCCAGCGGGTCACGGCGGTGCTCAAGCAGGTGGAGGAACTGGGTCTTGAAATCGACATGATCGCTCCGGACCACGGCCTCATCTGGCGCTCCAACGTGCCGCTCATTCTCCGGACGTACAAGGAATACGCCGAGCAGAAGCCCCACAAGAAAGCCGTCATCGTCTACGACACCATGTGGGATTCCACGGAAAAAATGGCCAAGGCCATCGCCGAGGGTGTCATGGAGGAAGGCGTCGCCGCCAGAATCATGCACCTCAAGCAGTATCACCACAGCGACGTCATGGGCGAACTGGCCGATGCCACGGGCATTGTTTGCGGTTCTCCCACGCATAACAACGGTATTTTGCCCCTCATGGCCGACTTTCTGACCTACATGAAGGGTCTGCGCCCCGAAGGCCGCGTCGGCGCGGCGTTCGGCTCCTACGGCTGGAGCGGCGAATGCATCAACATCATGACGGACTGGCTCAAATCGGCCAAGGTCGAAGTGATCGAACCCGGAGCCAAGGCCAAGAACGTGCCGGATCACGCCAAGCTGGCCGAATGCAAGGAACTGGGCCGACAGGTGGCCAAAGCCATCAAGGCCAAAGTGGACGCGGCTTCCTGA
- a CDS encoding glycosyltransferase family 9 protein gives MPFALTNRECLTARLSALGDAILTTGVLRYWHERAGLSFHVLTRSALAPVFRNHPAVRRIISVEEKDMSGRAWLVFCRNLRQNHGHLPFIDLHGSLRTRLLRLMWPAQVRSYRKYSLERRLFLATRHPILSARLKRHNVPQRYARALESAPPPPELLRPEIFLHAEEHGEAGHILADLGYECPVAVHPYATHPAKTPRPAVWREAIRLLEKAGYPVIVIGRNPAPLLPGTKEDLTGRTDLRMTAAILARCRCLITGDSGPMHLATAVGTPVAAFFGPTTAEWGFYPSGPHDEVDQIPCPDAPCSLHGQNICVRGHACMTSLSPEHILNVARPLLENPSRLDDPFKES, from the coding sequence ATGCCCTTTGCCCTGACCAACCGGGAATGCCTGACCGCGCGTCTGAGCGCTCTGGGCGACGCCATCCTCACCACCGGCGTGCTGCGATACTGGCACGAGCGGGCGGGCTTGTCCTTCCACGTGCTGACACGCTCCGCCCTCGCTCCGGTCTTCCGGAACCATCCGGCCGTGCGCCGGATCATTTCCGTGGAAGAAAAAGACATGTCCGGCCGGGCCTGGCTCGTCTTCTGCCGGAACCTGCGCCAGAACCACGGGCACCTTCCGTTCATCGATCTGCACGGCAGTCTGCGCACGCGCCTCCTGCGCCTCATGTGGCCCGCACAAGTCAGAAGCTACCGCAAGTATTCTCTGGAACGACGGCTTTTTCTGGCCACGCGCCACCCTATTCTGAGCGCCCGCCTCAAACGCCACAACGTGCCCCAGCGCTACGCCCGGGCTCTGGAAAGCGCGCCCCCTCCGCCGGAACTGCTGCGGCCGGAAATTTTTCTCCATGCGGAGGAACACGGCGAAGCCGGACACATTCTGGCCGATCTGGGATATGAGTGCCCCGTGGCGGTCCATCCTTACGCCACTCACCCAGCCAAGACGCCGAGGCCGGCCGTCTGGCGGGAAGCGATCCGGCTGCTGGAGAAGGCCGGATACCCGGTCATCGTCATCGGCAGAAACCCCGCACCGCTTTTGCCCGGAACGAAGGAGGACCTGACCGGCCGGACGGACCTGCGCATGACCGCCGCCATTCTGGCCCGCTGCCGGTGTCTGATCACCGGAGACTCCGGCCCCATGCATCTGGCCACGGCCGTGGGCACGCCGGTAGCCGCCTTTTTCGGGCCGACCACCGCCGAATGGGGGTTTTATCCTTCAGGCCCCCATGATGAGGTAGATCAGATTCCGTGCCCCGACGCCCCCTGCTCACTGCACGGACAAAATATCTGCGTGCGGGGGCACGCCTGCATGACGTCCCTTTCCCCGGAACACATCCTGAACGTGGCCCGGCCTCTCCTTGAAAATCCGTCCCGGCTTGACGACCCTTTCAAAGAAAGCTAG
- a CDS encoding cytochrome ubiquinol oxidase subunit I, translating to MDVLMLSRLQFAMATMFHFIFVPLTLGLSILVAIMETRYVRTGDEMYKRMTKFWGKLFVINFVLGVVTGITLEFQFGTNWSRYSEYVGDIFGSLLAIEATVAFFLESTFLGAWIFGWKVLSPRMHAACIWLVAIASNVSALWILIANAFMQHPVGYVLRNGRAELADFFEVVFNPFAWQQYVHTLSGAFTLAGFFIMGVSAYHLLKKQHVEFFTRSFKMGMIFAFIFSIMVAAQGHHHAQEVTRIQPAKLAAMESLWETHEDGAPMYLLVVPDEKNERNFIEWLGIPGGLSFLAHNSFSTPVQGLKDWPAEERPPVLLTFLAFRTMVGIGSLLPILCIWALLRRKKLTESPKLLQAMLFAIPLPYIAIEAGWVLAEVGRQPWIVYGLMKTSDAVSPIVTSQVAFSLVALTVLYAILGAVDIFLLYKTAKKGPVEA from the coding sequence ATGGATGTACTCATGTTATCCAGGCTCCAGTTCGCCATGGCGACCATGTTTCACTTCATCTTCGTGCCGCTCACCCTGGGCCTATCCATTCTGGTGGCCATCATGGAAACCAGATACGTGCGTACCGGCGACGAGATGTACAAACGCATGACCAAGTTCTGGGGCAAGCTCTTTGTCATCAACTTCGTGCTGGGCGTGGTCACGGGCATCACTCTGGAGTTCCAGTTCGGCACCAACTGGTCCCGCTATTCCGAGTATGTGGGCGATATTTTCGGCTCCCTGCTGGCCATCGAGGCCACGGTGGCCTTCTTTCTGGAATCCACGTTTCTGGGAGCCTGGATCTTCGGCTGGAAAGTGCTCTCTCCCCGGATGCATGCCGCCTGTATCTGGCTGGTGGCCATCGCCTCCAACGTCTCGGCCCTGTGGATCCTCATCGCCAACGCCTTCATGCAGCATCCGGTGGGCTATGTGCTGCGCAACGGCCGGGCCGAGCTGGCCGACTTCTTCGAGGTGGTTTTCAACCCCTTTGCCTGGCAGCAGTATGTGCACACCCTGAGCGGAGCCTTCACTCTGGCCGGATTCTTCATCATGGGCGTCTCGGCCTATCACCTGCTCAAAAAGCAGCATGTCGAGTTTTTCACCCGTTCCTTCAAAATGGGCATGATCTTCGCTTTCATCTTCTCCATCATGGTGGCGGCCCAGGGGCACCATCACGCCCAGGAAGTGACCCGCATCCAGCCCGCCAAACTGGCGGCCATGGAATCCCTCTGGGAAACCCATGAAGACGGCGCGCCCATGTATCTGCTGGTGGTCCCGGACGAGAAGAACGAGCGGAACTTTATCGAATGGCTGGGCATTCCCGGTGGCCTGTCTTTCCTGGCCCACAATTCCTTCTCCACCCCGGTGCAGGGCCTCAAGGACTGGCCCGCCGAGGAACGTCCGCCCGTTCTGCTGACCTTCCTGGCCTTCCGGACCATGGTCGGCATCGGCAGCCTGCTGCCCATCCTGTGCATCTGGGCGTTACTGCGCCGCAAGAAGCTGACCGAATCGCCGAAGCTTCTGCAAGCCATGCTCTTCGCCATCCCGCTTCCGTATATCGCCATAGAGGCCGGATGGGTGCTGGCCGAAGTGGGACGCCAGCCGTGGATCGTTTACGGCCTCATGAAAACCTCCGACGCCGTTTCGCCCATTGTCACCTCCCAGGTGGCCTTTTCCCTGGTGGCCCTGACCGTCCTCTACGCCATTCTGGGCGCCGTGGACATCTTCCTCTTGTACAAGACCGCCAAAAAAGGCCCGGTTGAAGCCTAA
- a CDS encoding DVU0298 family protein — MAGARETKHRVLAGLAEPDWERLLPELADLGQQAVSPLFSALCNTSATVRWRAVTAFGEVIGRMALVTPEKARVVMRRFIWSLNDESGGIGWGAPEAMAEIMAVSPRMAGEYHNHLLAYIHDAEHRPDCYLEHAPLRRGAVWGVGRLAQSRPELARPAGPDLIHALDDCDRIIRGMAAWACGLLGLRTALPQLRLFHADHSPLEIYLDRKIEIRTPAMLAAEAISRITGAGPEKN; from the coding sequence ATGGCGGGCGCGCGGGAGACGAAACACCGGGTTCTGGCCGGACTGGCCGAACCGGACTGGGAAAGGCTGCTGCCGGAACTGGCGGACCTCGGCCAGCAGGCCGTGAGTCCGCTGTTTTCCGCTTTGTGCAATACTTCCGCCACAGTACGGTGGCGGGCGGTGACAGCCTTCGGCGAGGTCATCGGTCGGATGGCTCTGGTCACTCCGGAAAAAGCCCGGGTGGTCATGCGGCGTTTCATCTGGAGCCTCAACGACGAGTCCGGGGGCATCGGCTGGGGCGCGCCCGAGGCCATGGCCGAGATCATGGCCGTCAGTCCGCGCATGGCCGGAGAGTACCATAACCATCTTCTGGCCTATATCCACGATGCCGAACACCGTCCGGACTGCTATCTGGAACACGCGCCGCTGCGCCGGGGAGCGGTCTGGGGTGTCGGGCGTCTGGCCCAGTCCCGCCCGGAGCTGGCCCGTCCGGCGGGGCCCGACCTCATCCATGCCCTGGATGACTGCGACCGCATCATCCGGGGCATGGCCGCATGGGCCTGTGGTCTGCTCGGGCTTCGCACGGCCCTGCCCCAGCTCCGGCTGTTCCACGCCGACCATTCCCCGCTGGAAATCTACCTGGACCGCAAAATCGAGATACGCACGCCAGCCATGCTGGCCGCCGAGGCCATTTCGCGGATCACGGGCGCCGGGCCCGAAAAAAATTAA
- a CDS encoding glycosyltransferase family 4 protein — MHIGFDAKRFFHNATGLGNYSRSTILGLVKCFPEHRYFLYAARVSGKDCTTAAKQGLAVQKASPAGNAFPALWRSFALPSAARRDRLDIFHGLSHELPFASFPATTRTVVSVHDLLFLTHPHRYPRADRALYALKYRASCRRADLVVAISEHTAEEVQKYFGIPAGRIRVAYQSCDPAFTVRVDEARLQQLRRMYGLSGEYILFVGSLIPRKGVDTLLRALAALPSSIRPELAVVGAGPQEKDLRRHAGTLGLAAGTRFLGRVPPADLPGLYQMAHVFAYPSEAEGFGIPILEALYSRVPVITSTGSCFREAGGDAALYAPPGDVPALTEVLERAVTDKSLRRDMVEKGAAHAENFRIEKTSARLMDIYKELHG; from the coding sequence ATGCACATCGGATTTGACGCCAAGCGTTTTTTCCACAACGCCACCGGCCTCGGGAATTACTCCCGCAGCACAATCCTGGGGCTGGTCAAGTGTTTTCCGGAGCATCGCTATTTTTTGTACGCGGCCAGAGTCTCCGGGAAGGACTGCACAACCGCCGCCAAACAGGGCCTCGCCGTGCAAAAAGCAAGCCCGGCGGGGAACGCCTTTCCGGCCCTGTGGCGCTCCTTCGCCCTGCCTTCGGCCGCGCGGCGGGACCGGCTGGATATCTTTCACGGCCTGTCCCATGAACTGCCTTTCGCATCGTTTCCCGCAACGACCCGTACCGTGGTCAGCGTCCACGACCTGCTCTTCCTGACCCACCCCCACCGCTACCCGCGGGCAGACCGTGCCCTGTACGCCCTCAAGTACCGCGCAAGCTGCCGCCGGGCCGACCTCGTGGTGGCCATCAGCGAGCATACGGCCGAAGAGGTGCAAAAATACTTCGGCATCCCGGCCGGGCGCATCCGCGTGGCCTATCAGAGCTGCGATCCGGCCTTCACCGTCCGGGTGGACGAGGCCCGCCTCCAGCAACTCCGCCGCATGTACGGGCTGTCCGGAGAATACATCCTCTTCGTGGGTTCGCTCATTCCGCGCAAGGGCGTGGATACGCTGCTGCGGGCCCTGGCCGCACTGCCGTCCTCCATCCGGCCGGAACTGGCCGTGGTGGGCGCGGGGCCGCAGGAAAAGGACTTGCGCCGCCATGCGGGCACTCTGGGTCTGGCCGCAGGAACGCGCTTTCTGGGGCGGGTACCCCCGGCCGACCTGCCGGGGCTGTACCAGATGGCTCATGTTTTCGCCTATCCGTCCGAAGCCGAGGGCTTCGGTATTCCCATTCTGGAGGCCCTGTACAGCCGGGTTCCGGTGATCACCTCCACGGGCTCGTGTTTCCGCGAGGCCGGAGGCGACGCGGCCCTGTACGCCCCGCCGGGGGATGTTCCGGCTCTGACCGAGGTTCTGGAACGGGCCGTCACGGACAAGTCGCTGCGCCGGGACATGGTGGAAAAAGGTGCGGCCCACGCCGAAAATTTCCGCATCGAGAAAACCTCGGCCCGGCTCATGGATATATATAAGGAACTGCACGGCTGA